Proteins encoded together in one Aureimonas sp. SA4125 window:
- a CDS encoding extracellular solute-binding protein, whose product MTYSRMAAVALACAVSMPLCSAATAAEVLSTQIRDKVSGELIWYDASGGATTRAREETVTKDFIAETGISVRGDYNSDMTKFFAAMDGGATIPWSMIEFPTKGDFIRARDAGYLLKLDPSMVDVTKLQLGSYDEYGVDVMRYGIVLTYNTEKFSGANAPTSLKDIYDLERFPGKRCMFKYPQFGAVLESALLADGVGRGELYPLDLDRAFKKLDTIKSETLWWGNGDEAVRLISSGDCSIGVAWSGRVYGAVRNDKAPLAMVWQDSLYSQAVYAVPKGASNADAGQAMIGHFIADLEGQKALVREIPYTTAISALGVEDYGDDLAEWLIAGDNEAKAIVEDAGYYAKNLTDVVDRFNRWIALN is encoded by the coding sequence ATGACGTATAGCCGAATGGCCGCAGTGGCCCTTGCCTGTGCAGTGAGTATGCCGCTTTGCAGCGCCGCTACGGCGGCGGAAGTTCTATCGACGCAGATCCGGGACAAGGTGTCCGGCGAACTGATCTGGTACGATGCGTCCGGAGGTGCGACGACGCGTGCGAGAGAGGAGACCGTCACGAAGGATTTCATTGCGGAGACCGGAATTTCGGTTCGCGGCGATTACAATTCGGACATGACCAAGTTCTTCGCCGCGATGGACGGCGGCGCCACGATACCGTGGAGCATGATCGAATTTCCGACCAAGGGTGACTTCATCCGGGCGCGGGACGCCGGCTACCTGCTCAAGCTCGATCCGTCGATGGTGGACGTGACGAAACTCCAGCTTGGATCATACGACGAGTACGGCGTCGACGTGATGCGGTACGGCATCGTGCTTACGTACAATACGGAAAAATTCTCTGGAGCAAACGCACCGACTAGCCTCAAGGATATCTACGATCTTGAGCGTTTTCCCGGTAAGCGATGCATGTTCAAGTATCCGCAGTTCGGCGCGGTGCTGGAGTCGGCTCTTCTGGCGGATGGCGTGGGGCGCGGCGAACTTTATCCTCTCGATCTGGATCGAGCATTCAAGAAGCTGGACACCATCAAGTCGGAGACTCTCTGGTGGGGCAATGGTGACGAAGCAGTGCGTCTCATTTCGAGCGGCGACTGCTCGATCGGCGTCGCATGGAGTGGTCGCGTATACGGGGCGGTGCGGAACGACAAGGCGCCGTTGGCAATGGTCTGGCAGGACTCGCTCTACTCCCAGGCCGTATACGCAGTTCCCAAGGGTGCCAGCAATGCGGATGCCGGTCAGGCGATGATCGGACACTTCATCGCGGACTTGGAAGGCCAGAAGGCGCTTGTGCGCGAAATTCCCTACACGACTGCCATCTCCGCACTCGGGGTGGAGGATTATGGGGATGATCTTGCGGAATGGCTAATCGCCGGCGACAACGAGGCCAAGGCCATCGTGGAGGATGCCGGCTACTATGCTAAGAACCTGACCGATGTGGTTGACCGTTTCAATCGCTGGATCGCGCTAAACTAG
- a CDS encoding TetR/AcrR family transcriptional regulator, translating into MPRIVDHDERRREICDVLLDVVAEAGIAAATIREVADRSKWSTGVISHYFKNRQDLLLGGLRRAAEILSEHNTRILGSLTGLPALEQLVEGSMPLDGRRLALCRIFFFFYVEAMKEGELESEVRSYLDGWRKSITRAIRRAQETGDMPSDLDPKQISRDLAGLADGLSMQALLDPAVMTRLREQSPVRYWIRCLCNQAAFDEDVRTLAIDRSRKVA; encoded by the coding sequence ATGCCCCGCATCGTGGACCACGACGAACGCCGACGCGAAATATGCGACGTTCTTCTCGACGTCGTGGCGGAAGCCGGGATTGCCGCGGCGACGATACGTGAAGTGGCGGACCGTTCGAAGTGGTCCACGGGCGTGATCAGCCATTACTTCAAGAACCGGCAGGATCTCCTTCTAGGTGGTCTCAGGCGGGCGGCGGAGATACTTTCCGAGCACAACACACGGATACTCGGATCGCTGACCGGCTTGCCGGCGCTCGAGCAGCTCGTCGAGGGCAGCATGCCCTTGGACGGAAGGCGTCTCGCCTTGTGCCGGATATTCTTCTTCTTCTACGTGGAAGCCATGAAGGAGGGGGAGCTTGAAAGCGAGGTCCGGAGCTATCTGGATGGCTGGCGGAAGTCGATAACCCGCGCGATCCGTCGTGCGCAGGAAACTGGCGACATGCCTTCGGATTTGGATCCCAAGCAGATCTCGCGTGACCTCGCCGGGCTCGCTGACGGGTTGAGCATGCAGGCGCTGCTCGATCCGGCGGTTATGACGAGGCTGCGAGAGCAGTCGCCGGTTCGATACTGGATCCGGTGCCTTTGCAATCAGGCGGCATTCGATGAGGACGTGAGAACTCTCGCTATCGACCGGTCCCGCAAAGTGGCCTGA